ACCAGAAATGCTGGCGTTGTCTTTGGTTGCGTATGCAGGTAGTCCTTCATCTCTGTTTTTGTGCGTCTGTAAACAACATAAAATCAGTTAGAATCTCATACTAGTTATttgttattaatatttattattattatcagttCAATTATAACACGTCAAAATATAAGATGCTGCAAAATCGCGATATTATTAGCAACAAAACAGACATCCTTTAATATTTCAGGTATTATATTTTTGTgataatctggattttttttatatatttttttttttttacaaaagaaaTCCGGCTATTATCAGCCAATAGTTGCATTGATTTGTTCTGATGAATTGTGAAACATATGCTTTTTCTCAATGATTTAACTTGACGAATGCCCGTCACGACTCcagccccctcctcctcccgtctctcgGAGGCCTAGTTAATGTGGGAGTCGATAGGTTAAAGATTAGCATTGCCCTAACAGGCTGAGGTGACAGAGGCAGAACAAACACACTGTGGCCATTAAACAATCCACACCTGGGCCTATTAGCTCGGATCAGAGTGGGGTGACTCTTTCAATTTCTACAGGGAGAAACCAGCCTATCAATCTGCGTATGCAGATCACATCACTGCCCCGACTGCAGCgccatttaaataataattagctCAAGTGGCCTGAGGGGATATTTACGTTTTTGTAAGCTGGGTCTTCTCGGGGAGGTGgggtggagctggagagagGCAGGCTGGCAGGAGGGGAGGCGGGCAGGCTGGGGGACGCCTGCCGGGTGAGGtccgaggaggagggaggagagatgcCGGGATACGCAGTGctactccctctctccttcccccGCTCGTCTCCTGGACTGTCGCTCAGCGTCGAGAGGTACGAGGTGGTTTGAGTCTGTGGCGGCCTGATCGTGAAGCTcgcttccttctcctcctcgtcctcctgcttTGACGACTCCACGTccacctccccttcctcctcaccctcctctccaTCGCCTCCGCTTTCGCTCACATAActacagctgctgctgggcgACAGCCGCTGGTGGCGTTCTGATCTGGCAACCACTACCCCAAAGTCGTCATCTATTGCCCCAGGGACTCCTCCACTGTTGCTATGGAGTTTGGCAACGCTCTCAGCATCCTTGATGACGGGGCGAAAGGCAGAGCCGTAGCTTGACTTCCTGGTTTGGAGGTTTGGCGTGTCCAGGAGTTTGAGCCAGCCCTCTGATGTCACGGGGCGAAGGTCGGGTGTTACTGTTGTGCACTCAGGGTCAAACAGTCCTGATCTGGATGTGCTCGTCCCACTGCCGGGGGCCATGGCTGGACCGACACTATTTGCATTTCCAGTGACGGGTAGAGGCTCACTGGGGTCTGACAGATCCAAAAAGGCCTGCCTGAGAGAGGGGTTGTCTGCTAGGGAGGAGAGGGCACTGGGCTGAGGCTGGAGGTACGTGGGGACAGGGATTCCTCCCGCTGTTCTCGGCGGCCAAAACATGCAAAAGGGGGGATAAAAAGTGTCTTTGCGCCCTGGCCACAAAAGACCTGACAAGCCTGTTCCCTTCTGCCCACTTGTAACATCATTGTCGTCTTTCTTCTGCTGGCAGAGGCCGAACGCTGGGAAGGGGTAAGGCGAGGGGAAGAGGGATGAAGGAGGGAACTTCTGCAGCATGCCAAAACCTTTGCTCGGGACAGGGATGACTGGGTAGCTACGCGGTGTCTTACGGGGAGACAGACTTGCACCATCCagatcttcctcatcttcaaaGCGGGCTCTTTTTTGAGATCCCAGATCAGGCCCCATCATGTGAGGCACCACTGATGCTGATCCTCCGCGGCCCATGGAGCTGCAGTGGGCCGTGGAAGGCAGCGCTCTCTTCCGGCTTCCCCCGTTGAACATAGCTTTGACGTCTTCCCAAGCGAAAACTAAATCATCCGCTGGGTGTTTGTCACTAAGTTTGAGGTGCCGTCGCCAGGAGTTAAAGTTGGCGGCATCGGGCTGAGTGTACTTGGCGTCTGGAGTGCGGTGGGAGTGAAAAATGAACTTATTCGGGGAGAAGTACATGTTGCAGAAGGAGCACTTGATGCATTTGGCCCTGGAGCTGTTGTAACGCGCTGGGATGAAGTTACCACGGCAACCCCAGGCGCACTCATGTGTCACATCGAAGGCGAAGTTGTCGGGCAGTTTGGGTGGCGCGTTCTCTCCCAGGAAGGACTTGCAGAGGCGCTCTGCTTCACGCTTGGTGATCATGCCGCAGCGGCGTGATGATATGGGCATGGCACCGGCCCGGCGAAGAATCTCCAGCTGAACGGGAGTGCACTGGACGCACGTGATGCCCAGCGCCACGCGGCGATTATGGATCTCATTATAGCTGTAGTTCTTCAGGAGCGTGTTGGAAATCTGTGCTAGGCAAAGTCTCTCGTTGTGATCGATGACCAGTGAAACAATGGGAACACCGTACAGGAGGACCTGGCCGACCTGGTTGGGCTTCAtgggcgaggaggaagaggatggagaggaggaggacagcgaaGAAGACGAGGAGTGGAGATGGGTGGGCCTGGGTGGAGTCAGGGGTTCCTGCTGGTAAGGACCTGTTGAGCTGTTCATTATGATGTCATTCGGGCTTGAAAGGTGGGACTTGTCCATACTTGGAGGAAACTGTTTGTAGAATGATCtgaatgaaagagagaagaaacaaaTCCATGCGTTGATGTTTGTCACCATCAAAAATCAGTCACGTTGAAGCGTCAAGCAGAATCGGTTGGATAGTTCATATTGTTTAACCTAATTATTCAGAAATATTGGATTGGGTCTggaatgtgttaaaaaaaattctaaatcatgtttttaaaaatatacaatttgaCTAGCACCGAAAAGAACCACAGATGAAACTGAATTATGAAATTCAATGTAAAGGTAAGCGAGAAACGGGGCTTTACCTCCAGCCTGCGGATGCTGCTGATCACAGCTCTCACTGAATTATTGACGGCACAGAAACTTTATATATCGAGTTATCGCTGCTCCAATGCAAAGTGAAGTGTTTGGTTGGAAGCAACGATTtactgctttttctttttttttttacggatgTGGCTttgcctgatttaaaaattTTACTTTGAATGTCAGTCCTTCCGTTGAAAAAAGTATCGCTTCTGTTGCGTTTTATAGCGTTCATGTAATGTTTGAGTACATTTTTAACAGCATTTGAGCAAACTATGAAATAGGATGATATCAAACTGATGTAAAATAATTGTGAAAAAATACAGTATTATTAAAGCAAGATTATACATTTCAGCAAACAAAATAACACTTATTATTCAACCTTTCCTTAAAATATAACTGCAGGAATTAAGTCTTAAATTGCTTAACGCTTTTTCAGAGGAAAACATCCAGATTTATTTAATTCATCCCACCAGAGTAAAACACagataaagaaatattttttttcctgtaacAATCGAACTACACAGTTTTAGAACCAGAATGTCAACTCCACCTTTCTATAAGGAAGATGACTGCGCCACTAAAGAGTTTATATTCTTCATGTTTTTAAATTTGCTAAaatatcatttttctttttacatttcacaattttgaattaaatatcttgaattgcaaataaaaacataatatttctatttttatgaaGTTCTGCCTCGGTGAATATTTTTTGAAACGGGtttctgaaaatgacattttaataatttCTATTTCAAAGAACCAACGTTAAAACGTTTTTATGAAGCACGTGTGATAAGTTAAAAGAGCAATAAGCACTGAAAAAAGTGTCGaaattgttttgtcattttctaaTTAAAGGAAATCTGTgatttaaaaagtaaataaattcCTTATGATCAATTATGAACACGTTTTATTCCAGAAAGCATTTTACAAGGCCTACACTTATGGATGAGCAGGAGGAAAGTTACACCAGAACAAATGAATCAGTTCAACGACAACGAAAGTTTTCAAAGTTTTGCTACACAATATTGGtaacacaatattttttttatcgtttACATGACGCTCCCGTTCAATTTCCAGCAAAGTAGCGATATAGTTTAGTCAGGTAAGAACACAAAGGTTGACTTCATGGGTTAATTTatgttgtaataataataataataatataataataattaatacattattattaataataatttatgtaGAACAAGGGAATCCTTCATTTAGTTACTGTAACGGAATGTAAACGATTCACTCACATTTTCACGCGTGTTTTTCTGAAACAGAATCCTTTCTATCCGCTCGAACGACATTTAGAACATCTTCAGAACTTCGCAGCAGTCCTTACCTCTGACCCCAGAGAATAATCCCTAAACGTTCACGGCGCCACAGAAGAGCCGCGTCACGGGGGGGAAACGGGGTTTGGCGAGTAGTTCTAAAcaactcctcttcatcacgtaAACTAACCGATTTCACCGGATTATATCCTGGAAAACCGCGTCGAACCGGAGCCGCTTTTTTTCGGACTGAGTTGATCGTGAGGTGCGCGTAAACTGCGCCGCTGCGCTGCTTTATTCGCTTTACAGGGACCCGACGCGCCGCGTTAAtccgatctctctctctctctccctccctccagctctctctctctccctctctctctctctctctctctctctctctctctctctctctcgaccaCGCACCTGCCTCGCGTTTGATTGGCGTGCAGCGCGAGCAGCTCAGCCCACcacgacacacacgcacacacacacgagcgcgcgcgcacacacacactgtccagcACGAGAGCTATAATAACGTCACTTATTTTTGAAAAGTCAAACTCACAGCGCGCACGGACGCACGAGCCCGGACTATACGCGTGCGGGCCTCTTACAGAGCATGCACGCACAGAATTGGACTTTAATTTCAACTCCTTTACTCAAGTTATTAATGATCTTCAATCAGACGCGCGCGCGCTTGAAGGAGGATTTGActtctaaaataatttaaaaaataacaaagcgTGTGAATCGATGCTAAttaatagcagcagcagccttaCAAACTCAGCATCataaaaaatgtgattttaaacaCGGACATGGAATAAAACTCTAGCTTGGCTAAAAATCTAACAAAATAAGAGCATAGACAGACGGGCAAGCAGGACAGAGTCAGAATAATCTCACTTTGGGTGAATCACACAGAAGGTTTTCCAAAACAAGTATTTTTTGAATAAGCAGGGCGTTCAGCCGAAGAACATCAGCGATGGAGCCCAATGCGCGTAAAGTGAACCATTTAACATTAcaagaaaggggaggggggggagggggggggggggggtcaacattCAATGTCCGCTCAGCGCAGGAAATCTGGACAAATTTTGCAGAACAATCACAGAGTACAGAAGGAGAAAGCCTAAATATGACAATCGCTGCCTCACATCAGCAAATGGCGCACATTATGCTCCCATTCAGTGCTTCGGAGATGGAGCGGCGCCCCAAATGTGGATTGTTCTCCTTAATTAACACTTATTAACACTTTATGAAGTTGTTTTCTGGACCAACTCTTTTGGTGCACATGATCAAAAGCAAATTAAGAAATAAAGATTCTGATGCCAGTTTCATAACGCAGAGAAGCAGTAAATCAAAACACGTGTTTATGTTCGGACAAACGTTTTAGTGAATTCTACCGCcaaagaatacatttattacataaagcagaattaattttaagaaaCGACACAAATTAATTTGATTTCCCAAAGGAAAGTGCATACATGGCTCCTTCTGCATGATGCATAATATATGCAAAAGAcgtatttaaatgaaatataaacaaACTGCTAGAAGGACCGCCGTGTTTATTTCAGTTGCGCTGTCAGCGCCTCATTAAACATTGATGCACATGCAAGGGACaccatttgtcttttttacttCTGTGAGGTGgaagactttatttattttaagtttctAACATTTTAGTCACCAGTGTAAAGGAATCAGCTTGTAGATttctcaaatgaaaaaaaaaaaatcacatcagttgtttaaagttaattaaactcacaaaaaacaacaacaaattgatATTTGATAAAATGTGTCTGATTCGAAGCTTTTGATTCTTTCTTTAAACGACCAGCCCTCAATATATTAAGACTGTAAATTATTTTCTCCACGTGGTCCTGATAAACACGCCAGGCTCACTTTCGCGCACAGCGTGACGTCCCTGCGTGTGCGCCACGGAGAGCGCGAGCCCCATCTGCTCCATTTCAAACCAATTTCGGTTGTGGCCGCGCGCGTGCCACGCACGTGCTGCAGTGATTGAAGCCGATGACGTCACCACTGACAGATGAGCGCAAATGATAGGATCCAATAAACTGGTAGGCCAAGAGCGAATTTAAGAGCtataaacaatttttttttgatGGAGAAAAATCACATCGGCGAACATTTCTAAGATATAAAACATTATAAAGACGCCCGTGATGAGTTTATAGACGGTCTAATAACTTTTATGACATTTTACATCCATTGTCGCGATTAGAGGTTAAACCTTCAGCtgcctatttatttatttttgcacgtTTTCAGCAGCGTGGTTTTGTGCGGTAGCTTTTGAAATaccatatatattatatattctgTTTATTTAAAGTTGATGCTTTTTAGCTGAGCCATGTCGAATTTCCCAGCATTATATCGCAGTAATAAAAACCTATTCAATTATGGCAACGccaataattaaatattttttgtaaagtCTAATTGCTTCTTGAGAAAGATGTCCCTCTGACATGTTAACATAAAGCGGAGCATGTCTAAACCATATGAAGCAAAGCTTATTGGAATACAATAGCGCCATTAGCCCCTTTGGAATACACTTAACATTTGTTTCATGATGCATCGGTCGGCCTCCCTACCGAGAAATTAATCATGcgttgaaaaaaaagaattgctcGTGTGACCTCGGAGggtcagagaaagagagagaaagagagagcgacagagagacgCAATGAACGAAGCGCTTCAACAGTAAGCGATCCTGAGACACTTAACATCAAATCTGTCAATAAATGGAACATGCCCTGGGTGAGAGATTACCATATTGGAATAAATCaccacttcttctttttccctCAAAATGCAATGGAGCAAAAGTGAATATCATTGATTTGAATGTCTCCTTCATATAGGACGGGAAATATTTTAACAAATCTGTTTGACATATTGGTCAATCATAATATAACATATAGCAGAAATAAGTGTTCAACCATGTGGCAGGGGACAAATTCAGGGACATCCCGGACGCTTTTATCCATTTATTGTGGATGACATATGCAGCATGGCGCACAGTAGCCCTGCATCATGCCCCGGTTTTAAT
The nucleotide sequence above comes from Brachionichthys hirsutus isolate HB-005 chromosome 19, CSIRO-AGI_Bhir_v1, whole genome shotgun sequence. Encoded proteins:
- the skor2 gene encoding SKI family transcriptional corepressor 2, with the protein product MDKSHLSSPNDIIMNSSTGPYQQEPLTPPRPTHLHSSSSSLSSSSPSSSSSPMKPNQVGQVLLYGVPIVSLVIDHNERLCLAQISNTLLKNYSYNEIHNRRVALGITCVQCTPVQLEILRRAGAMPISSRRCGMITKREAERLCKSFLGENAPPKLPDNFAFDVTHECAWGCRGNFIPARYNSSRAKCIKCSFCNMYFSPNKFIFHSHRTPDAKYTQPDAANFNSWRRHLKLSDKHPADDLVFAWEDVKAMFNGGSRKRALPSTAHCSSMGRGGSASVVPHMMGPDLGSQKRARFEDEEDLDGASLSPRKTPRSYPVIPVPSKGFGMLQKFPPSSLFPSPYPFPAFGLCQQKKDDNDVTSGQKGTGLSGLLWPGRKDTFYPPFCMFWPPRTAGGIPVPTYLQPQPSALSSLADNPSLRQAFLDLSDPSEPLPVTGNANSVGPAMAPGSGTSTSRSGLFDPECTTVTPDLRPVTSEGWLKLLDTPNLQTRKSSYGSAFRPVIKDAESVAKLHSNSGGVPGAIDDDFGVVVARSERHQRLSPSSSCSYVSESGGDGEEGEEEGEVDVESSKQEDEEEKEASFTIRPPQTQTTSYLSTLSDSPGDERGKERGSSTAYPGISPPSSSDLTRQASPSLPASPPASLPLSSSTPPPREDPAYKNTHKNRDEGLPAYATKDNASISDESKEQNSFFVPESETSAPDYWRESSGDPSQDSASPAPLKKDVEHMEKEELQKVLLEQIDFRRRLEQEFHALKGTSPFPVFHNFQDQMKRELAYREEMVQQLQMIPYANIIRKEKISSHLNK